From Oncorhynchus mykiss isolate Arlee chromosome 25, USDA_OmykA_1.1, whole genome shotgun sequence, a single genomic window includes:
- the LOC110505702 gene encoding gap junction delta-2 protein has protein sequence MGEWTILERLLEAAVQQHSTMIGRILLTVVVIFRILIVAIVGETVYDDEQTMFVCNTLQPGCNQACYDKAFPISHIRFWVFQIIMVCTPSLCFITYSVHQSAKQKERRYSTVFLSLDKDQDSMKRDDSKKIKNTIVNGVLQNTENSTKEAEPDCLEVKEIPNSAMRTTGKSKKSRQEGISRFYIIQVVFRNALEIGFLVGQYFLYGFNVPSVYECDRYPCIKDVECYVSRPTEKTVFLVFMFAVSGFCVLLNLAELNHLGWKKIKTAVRGVQARRKSIYEIRNKDLPRMSVPNFGRTQSSDSAYV, from the exons ATGGGGGAATGGACCATACTAGAGAGGCTTCTGGAGGCTGCTGTCCAGCAGCACTCTACTATGATAGGAAG GATCCTACTAACTGTGGTGGTGATCTTCCGGATTCTAATCGTAGCAATAGTTGGAGAGACGGTCTATGATGATGAGCAAACCATGTTTGTTTGTAATACCTTACAACCTGGCTGCAACCAGGCTTGCTACGACAAGGCATTCCCAATTTCACACATTCGATTTTGGGTTTTCCAGATCATAATGGTTTGCACCCCGAGTCTTTGTTTTATCACATACTCGGTGCATCAGTCAGCGAAACAGAAGGAGCGACGGTACTCCACCGTCTTTCTGTCCCTGGATAAGGATCAAGATTCAATGAAACGAGATGACAGCAAAAAGATTAAAAACACCATTGTGAATGGAGTACTTCAGAACACAGAGAACTCCACCAAAGAAGCCGAACCCGACTGTTTGGAAGTCAAAGAGATCCCAAATTCAGCCATGAGAACTACTGGGAAGTCTAAAAAGAGTCGGCAAGAGGGTATCTCGAGATTTTACATAATTCAAGTGGTTTTCAGAAACGCGCTGGAAATAGGGTTTTTAGTGGGTCAATATTTTTTGTATGGATTCAACGTCCCGTCGGTGTACGAATGTGATCGATATCCATGCATAAAAGATGTCGAGTGCTATGTTTCCAGACCAACAGAGAAGACCGTGTTTCTAGTCTTCATGTTCGCGGTCAGTGGCTTTTGTGTGTTGCTGAATCTGGCAGAACTCAATCATTTGGGGTGGAAGAAAATCAAAACCGCGGTGCGAGGAGTGCAGGCGAGGCGGAAGTCCATTTATGAAATCAGAAATAAGGACTTGCCCCGAATGAGTGTGCCTAATTTCGGTCGTACTCAATCCAGTGACTCTGCTTATGTGTAG